One stretch of Nitratiruptor tergarcus DSM 16512 DNA includes these proteins:
- a CDS encoding ribonuclease HII has translation MKICGIDEAGRGPLAGPLVIAGVVFTKRVYKLDDSKKLSAQMREKLYERIVNAAVYKIVIIDNEIIDQKGISASIIQGLRDIICALEAQKYIFDGNSKFGVEKIEPVIKADQNIKEVMAASILAKVTRDRIMCEMDKLYPEYGFCEHKGYGTKKHIEAMKKFGLCPIHRKSFRPKALQPTLF, from the coding sequence ATGAAAATTTGTGGCATCGATGAAGCGGGACGTGGACCACTGGCAGGGCCTTTGGTAATAGCAGGTGTAGTATTTACGAAAAGAGTCTACAAATTAGATGATTCAAAAAAACTCTCAGCACAAATGAGAGAAAAGCTCTATGAGCGCATAGTCAATGCTGCAGTGTATAAAATAGTGATTATCGATAATGAAATAATCGATCAAAAAGGAATCTCTGCCTCCATTATCCAAGGTCTGAGAGATATTATATGTGCCCTCGAGGCGCAAAAATATATCTTCGATGGCAACTCCAAATTTGGCGTAGAAAAAATTGAGCCAGTTATTAAAGCAGATCAAAACATCAAAGAGGTGATGGCAGCCTCAATCTTAGCAAAAGTCACGCGAGATCGCATTATGTGTGAAATGGATAAGCTCTATCCAGAGTATGGCTTTTGCGAACATAAAGGCTATGGTACAAAAAAGCATATTGAAGCTATGAAAAAATTTGGCCTCTGCCCCATCCATAGAAAAAGCTTTCGCCCCAAAGCACTGCAACCAACACTTTTTTAA
- a CDS encoding DUF2130 domain-containing protein, translating to MHTIKCPNCGYEIDINQTLYEEIEKAAKAKLQKEIEEHRKIYKDEMAKLKAQQEEIKAKEAAIEAKVAQKAQEALAKERIKLEQELKAKIASEQATIIESLRKELEEKSNQVKELNEAKIEIERLRRQKEEAVQQAKLQAQKELNEELAKEKERLAKQIAQENELKLKEKEKQLEDLKAKLAEAQRKAELTSQQHQGEVQELAIEEYLQNQFPFDSIEEIKKGQRGADCLQIVNTRELTNCGKIYYESKRTKEFQKNWIEKLKTDMREIGADIGVIITEAMPKDMERMGLIDGVWVCNFEEFKALSFILRQHIIQLAHTTRSMQNRSDKMSLLYRYLTSNEFKMQIEAIVEGFTQMQEDLDKEKRAMQRLWKQREKQLQKVLDSTIALYGSIKGIAGNAIGHIELLSLPYEEDQA from the coding sequence ATGCATACCATAAAGTGTCCAAACTGTGGCTATGAAATCGATATTAACCAGACACTCTATGAAGAGATCGAAAAAGCGGCCAAAGCAAAGCTGCAAAAAGAGATAGAAGAGCATAGAAAAATATATAAAGATGAGATGGCAAAACTCAAAGCCCAGCAAGAAGAGATTAAAGCTAAAGAGGCTGCCATTGAAGCCAAAGTAGCACAAAAAGCGCAAGAAGCCTTAGCAAAAGAACGCATCAAACTAGAACAAGAACTTAAGGCTAAAATTGCCAGCGAGCAAGCAACAATTATAGAAAGTCTTAGAAAAGAGCTCGAAGAAAAGAGCAACCAAGTAAAAGAGCTCAATGAAGCAAAAATTGAGATAGAAAGACTTAGACGCCAAAAAGAGGAGGCTGTGCAACAAGCCAAACTTCAAGCCCAAAAAGAATTAAACGAAGAGCTTGCCAAAGAGAAGGAGCGTCTTGCAAAACAGATAGCGCAAGAGAATGAACTTAAACTCAAAGAGAAAGAGAAGCAACTCGAAGATCTCAAAGCAAAACTCGCTGAAGCCCAAAGAAAAGCAGAGCTTACCTCCCAACAGCACCAAGGCGAGGTGCAAGAATTAGCAATTGAGGAGTACCTACAAAATCAATTCCCATTTGATTCTATAGAAGAAATTAAAAAAGGGCAGCGGGGAGCAGATTGTCTACAGATTGTCAATACTAGAGAGCTCACAAACTGTGGCAAAATCTACTATGAGAGTAAGCGTACTAAAGAGTTTCAAAAGAACTGGATCGAAAAACTCAAAACCGATATGCGAGAAATCGGCGCTGATATTGGAGTAATTATTACTGAAGCGATGCCAAAAGATATGGAGCGTATGGGGCTTATAGATGGAGTTTGGGTATGCAACTTTGAAGAGTTTAAAGCTTTAAGTTTTATTTTGCGCCAGCATATCATTCAGCTTGCCCATACAACGCGTTCGATGCAAAATCGCAGCGACAAGATGAGTCTGCTCTATCGCTATCTCACTTCAAATGAGTTTAAGATGCAAATTGAAGCGATTGTAGAAGGCTTTACGCAGATGCAAGAGGATCTTGATAAAGAAAAAAGAGCAATGCAGCGACTCTGGAAACAGCGAGAAAAACAGTTACAAAAAGTTCTTGATAGTACTATCGCACTCTACGGCTCTATCAAAGGCATCGCTGGCAATGCCATTGGGCATATCGAGCTTCTTAGCCTCCCCTATGAAGAGGATCAAGCATAG
- a CDS encoding DedA family protein: MHDIVAWVVNTVGDLGYIGIFVMMFLESSFFPFPSEVAMVPAGYLASKGEMSLIVAWLAGAGGSLAGALFNYYLGHKLGRPFLEKYGKYLFLKEESLKKVEDFFEKYGHPSTFWGRLIPGIRQYISLPAGIGRMKLTAFAFYTFLGAGLWCAVLLGLGYFIGENEEKIKSATHIIIAIVMILVAGVFYYYYRKNKKCR, translated from the coding sequence ATGCATGATATTGTAGCTTGGGTTGTCAATACAGTTGGCGATCTTGGCTATATCGGTATATTTGTTATGATGTTTCTGGAGAGCTCCTTTTTTCCTTTTCCTAGTGAAGTTGCTATGGTGCCGGCTGGATATCTTGCGAGTAAAGGAGAGATGAGTCTTATTGTAGCATGGCTTGCTGGTGCTGGTGGGAGTTTGGCCGGAGCGCTCTTTAACTACTATCTTGGACATAAACTTGGGCGTCCATTTTTAGAAAAATATGGAAAATATCTCTTTTTAAAAGAGGAGTCTTTAAAAAAAGTAGAAGATTTTTTTGAAAAGTATGGGCATCCAAGCACCTTTTGGGGAAGACTTATTCCAGGAATTCGCCAATACATCTCACTGCCAGCTGGTATAGGGCGTATGAAACTTACCGCTTTTGCTTTTTATACATTTTTGGGTGCTGGATTGTGGTGTGCGGTGCTCCTAGGGCTTGGCTACTTTATTGGAGAGAATGAAGAGAAGATAAAATCCGCAACGCATATTATTATAGCTATTGTAATGATCTTGGTAGCTGGGGTATTTTATTACTACTATCGTAAAAACAAAAAGTGCCGATAA
- the aroC gene encoding chorismate synthase, whose protein sequence is MNSFGIKFRFTTFGESHGKAIGCVVDGVPAGLKIDEEFIQSELDRRRPGKSKFATARKESDKVEILSGVFEGKATGTPIAMVIFNKDQKSRDYSNIKDIFRPGHADFTYYYKYGIRDYRGGGRSSARETAARVATGAVAKLFLKEFGIEVEAGVVEVAGIKAKKLDFKYARESEIFALDPSVEEQQKEAILGAKEAHDSVGGAVLVRARGVPVGLGEPIYYKLDAVLAEALMSINAAKAVEIGNGCEASRLLGSQNNDEITAEGFVSNNAGGILGGISNGEEVIAKVYFKPTPSIFQKQRSIDIDGNEVEVELKGRHDPFVAARGSVVAEAMMALVLADMLLLNATSKLENLQKIYNA, encoded by the coding sequence ATGAATAGTTTTGGAATCAAGTTTCGTTTTACAACTTTTGGCGAGTCTCACGGCAAAGCGATTGGGTGTGTTGTCGATGGTGTACCAGCTGGACTGAAAATCGATGAAGAATTTATCCAAAGTGAGCTAGATCGCAGACGTCCTGGTAAAAGCAAGTTTGCAACTGCAAGAAAAGAGAGTGATAAAGTGGAGATTCTCAGCGGTGTCTTTGAAGGTAAAGCTACAGGGACTCCTATAGCAATGGTTATCTTCAATAAAGATCAAAAGAGCCGTGATTATTCAAACATCAAAGATATCTTTCGCCCGGGGCATGCAGATTTTACCTATTATTATAAGTATGGCATAAGAGATTATCGTGGCGGTGGGAGAAGTAGCGCAAGAGAGACGGCTGCGAGGGTTGCAACAGGGGCGGTTGCGAAACTCTTTTTAAAAGAGTTTGGCATAGAGGTTGAAGCTGGAGTTGTTGAGGTTGCTGGGATTAAAGCAAAAAAGTTAGATTTTAAATATGCACGCGAGAGTGAGATATTTGCACTCGATCCTAGTGTAGAAGAGCAGCAAAAAGAGGCGATACTGGGAGCAAAAGAGGCGCATGATAGTGTTGGAGGCGCAGTGCTTGTGCGTGCGCGGGGAGTTCCTGTTGGACTTGGCGAGCCAATATACTACAAGCTTGATGCGGTGCTTGCTGAAGCACTTATGAGTATCAATGCAGCAAAAGCGGTTGAGATAGGCAATGGATGTGAAGCAAGTCGCTTGTTGGGCAGTCAAAACAACGATGAGATAACTGCTGAGGGGTTTGTAAGCAATAATGCAGGAGGTATTCTTGGTGGTATCAGCAATGGCGAAGAGGTGATTGCTAAAGTCTATTTCAAACCAACTCCCTCTATCTTTCAAAAGCAGCGCTCTATCGATATTGATGGCAATGAAGTTGAAGTTGAGCTTAAAGGTCGTCATGATCCATTTGTAGCTGCGCGTGGGAGTGTAGTAGCTGAAGCGATGATGGCATTGGTTCTAGCTGATATGCTTTTGCTCAATGCTACAAGTAAACTTGAAAATCTTCAAAAGATCTACAATGCATGA
- the rnc gene encoding ribonuclease III, whose translation MQNLQEFQDRLGYEFENKELLKEALTHKSYKSPVNNERLEFLGDAVLDLIVGEYLFKKLPKANEGELSKLRASIVNEEGFAKLAQKLDIGKYIYISQAEENNHGRTKPSLLSNAFEAVMGAIYLEKGLEKVREIILALLEEVYPKIDLNALFKDYKTTLQELTQARYGVTPTYKLIGSSGPDHKKEFEVAVLLNEETVATAKGRSKKAAQQEAAKIALQKLKAENE comes from the coding sequence ATGCAAAATTTACAAGAGTTTCAAGATCGTTTGGGATACGAATTTGAAAATAAAGAGCTGCTCAAAGAGGCACTTACACATAAGAGTTATAAAAGTCCAGTAAATAATGAGCGGCTAGAGTTTTTGGGCGATGCGGTGCTCGATCTCATTGTAGGGGAGTATCTTTTTAAAAAGCTTCCTAAGGCAAATGAGGGTGAGCTTTCGAAACTACGTGCATCTATTGTCAATGAAGAGGGTTTTGCAAAATTAGCACAAAAACTTGACATTGGAAAATATATCTACATCTCTCAAGCAGAAGAGAATAATCATGGGCGAACAAAGCCAAGCCTTTTATCTAACGCTTTTGAAGCAGTTATGGGGGCAATCTATTTAGAAAAGGGGCTTGAGAAGGTAAGAGAGATAATTCTGGCTCTCCTTGAAGAAGTTTATCCAAAAATTGATCTCAATGCACTTTTTAAAGATTATAAAACCACACTTCAAGAGCTTACACAAGCGCGCTATGGCGTTACACCTACCTATAAACTTATAGGATCTTCTGGGCCAGATCACAAAAAAGAGTTTGAAGTAGCAGTTTTGCTCAATGAAGAGACAGTTGCTACTGCTAAAGGGCGGAGCAAAAAAGCAGCACAGCAAGAGGCAGCAAAGATCGCTTTGCAAAAATTAAAGGCTGAAAATGAATAG
- the rnhA gene encoding ribonuclease HI codes for MKRVFLFSDGSSLGNPGPGGYCAILRYKDTEKVISGGEPHTTNNRMELRAVIEGLKALKEPCIVEIYSDSNYVVQAINQWLAGWVRKNFKNVKNPDLWKEFVEVAKPHRIKAIWVKGHAGHEENERCDKIAKQMAQMQKA; via the coding sequence ATGAAGAGAGTTTTTCTGTTTAGTGATGGATCGAGTTTGGGTAATCCGGGGCCTGGCGGGTATTGTGCGATTTTGCGCTATAAAGATACTGAAAAAGTGATTAGTGGTGGAGAACCACATACTACAAATAACCGTATGGAACTTCGTGCAGTTATTGAGGGACTTAAAGCTCTCAAAGAGCCTTGTATTGTAGAGATCTATAGTGATTCAAACTATGTAGTGCAAGCAATCAATCAATGGCTTGCAGGTTGGGTGCGCAAAAATTTCAAAAATGTCAAAAATCCTGATTTATGGAAAGAGTTTGTTGAGGTAGCAAAACCGCATAGGATTAAAGCAATCTGGGTAAAGGGACATGCTGGACACGAAGAGAATGAAAGATGTGATAAAATAGCAAAGCAGATGGCACAAATGCAGAAGGCATAA
- a CDS encoding tetratricopeptide repeat protein — MDLLLQNRDPLFSLIIFFGLIFIISFFSYTWALWRVRKQKGSLEDFFARFQASADKEIANIIEGGDANRALLLLADAYTKSGDYEKAIAIYLKLKNNYDFKEQKKILEKLGELYYKAGFLARSVEIFEEILRYYPRSPRVLQKLLLVYERLYEYKKALGVCEVLEELGCKSDRDYILAKIAVQKGDEQQLLAIYQKDPKLVRLIFEYLFQTNYIVAWEHLRTNDIPKLFDILWRLPREKISLHDTTLKELYTAKGYVQEVSGSQDFIFDLLIHYPKADLEFSYLCEVCKGVYPFAFTRCPGCHSVGSPTVERIVTQKKRIDEESFSV; from the coding sequence TTGGATTTATTGCTGCAAAACAGAGATCCTCTCTTTAGTCTTATCATATTTTTTGGCCTCATATTTATCATATCTTTTTTCAGTTATACCTGGGCACTTTGGCGCGTACGTAAACAAAAAGGATCTTTAGAGGATTTTTTTGCACGCTTCCAAGCAAGTGCAGATAAAGAGATAGCAAATATTATTGAAGGAGGTGATGCCAATAGGGCTTTGCTGCTTTTGGCAGATGCTTATACGAAAAGTGGTGATTATGAAAAAGCGATAGCTATATATTTAAAACTTAAAAATAATTATGATTTTAAAGAGCAAAAGAAGATTTTGGAAAAACTTGGTGAACTCTATTACAAAGCGGGATTCTTAGCAAGAAGTGTAGAGATTTTTGAAGAGATTTTACGCTACTACCCAAGAAGTCCTCGTGTCTTACAAAAGCTTCTTTTGGTTTATGAAAGATTATATGAATACAAAAAAGCCCTTGGAGTTTGTGAGGTACTTGAAGAGCTTGGATGCAAAAGCGATAGAGACTATATCTTAGCAAAAATTGCTGTGCAAAAAGGGGATGAGCAGCAGCTTTTAGCTATCTATCAGAAAGATCCAAAACTTGTTCGATTAATATTTGAGTATCTTTTTCAAACCAATTATATAGTTGCATGGGAGCATCTTCGCACTAATGATATTCCAAAACTCTTTGATATACTTTGGAGACTTCCAAGAGAGAAAATCTCTTTGCATGATACTACACTCAAAGAGCTTTATACTGCAAAAGGGTATGTGCAGGAGGTATCTGGTAGCCAAGATTTTATATTTGACCTTTTGATACATTACCCAAAGGCTGATTTAGAGTTTTCCTATCTTTGTGAAGTGTGTAAAGGTGTATATCCCTTTGCTTTTACGCGCTGTCCAGGTTGTCATAGTGTGGGATCACCTACAGTGGAGAGAATAGTAACGCAAAAAAAGAGGATAGATGAAGAGAGTTTTTCTGTTTAG
- the dnaG gene encoding DNA primase, with the protein MIDKSSIEQLKNSIDIVDVIGNYIELKKAGANYKALCPFHNEDTPSFVVSPSKQIFHCFGCGAGGDAIKFVMQYENLSYPEAIEKLANMYNFSLQYTKSKSDIKPLITALQQINSFYKKKLSTYQKALAYLQSRGVTNASIEKFELGYAPSSQEQIEYLKANFIPLQDAIDAGVLAKDQTRVYARMIERITFPIFSQNGAIIGFGGRTISNHPAKYLNSPETKLFHKSKILYGYSHAKEAIFQKKRIIVCEGYLDVVMLHQAGFNTAVATLGTALTVGHLPLLRRGEPQVILAYDADKAGITAATKAARLLSSNDIEGGVVIFPEGLDPADMVKNGQIAELEQLFSHPTPFIEFILQSIVKSYNIKDPKQKQNALYEGVAFLRTLPDLIAQEYKNYLAALLDILPSKVPLQTKKNQNIQEDIQTKDTKELSIIKTILLHPDLIDTVLDIIEPHHFVYHRSEFEAAIAQDIDNPQLRAILLDDDILPFKEQHLTSELLVFLIKFYEKRIQQITKEQISFTQKSFLIRKYKEYIHKLRQGELVIE; encoded by the coding sequence ATGATAGATAAATCTTCCATAGAGCAGCTCAAAAACTCCATTGATATTGTGGATGTCATCGGTAACTACATCGAACTCAAAAAAGCGGGAGCAAACTATAAAGCACTCTGTCCCTTTCACAATGAAGATACCCCCAGCTTTGTAGTAAGTCCTTCAAAACAGATTTTTCACTGCTTTGGTTGCGGTGCTGGAGGAGATGCAATCAAATTTGTGATGCAATATGAAAATCTCTCCTATCCTGAAGCGATTGAGAAACTCGCAAATATGTATAATTTTTCTTTACAGTACACTAAAAGCAAAAGCGATATCAAACCCCTCATTACAGCACTCCAGCAGATAAATAGCTTCTATAAAAAAAAGCTCTCTACTTATCAAAAGGCTCTTGCATATCTGCAAAGCAGAGGTGTAACAAATGCTTCAATTGAAAAGTTTGAGCTTGGCTATGCTCCATCAAGTCAAGAGCAGATAGAATACCTCAAAGCAAATTTCATACCTTTGCAAGATGCGATTGATGCGGGAGTATTAGCAAAAGACCAGACCCGTGTCTATGCACGCATGATAGAGCGCATTACCTTTCCAATTTTTTCACAAAATGGAGCAATTATTGGTTTTGGTGGTCGTACTATCAGCAATCATCCAGCAAAATACCTCAACTCTCCAGAAACAAAACTTTTTCATAAATCAAAGATCCTCTATGGCTACTCTCATGCCAAAGAAGCAATTTTTCAAAAGAAGCGCATTATCGTGTGTGAAGGGTACCTCGATGTTGTTATGCTCCACCAAGCTGGCTTTAACACTGCTGTAGCTACGCTTGGTACCGCATTGACAGTGGGGCATTTACCGCTTTTAAGAAGAGGAGAGCCCCAAGTCATACTCGCATACGATGCAGATAAAGCAGGTATCACTGCTGCCACGAAAGCTGCAAGACTTCTAAGCTCCAACGATATTGAAGGGGGAGTTGTCATTTTTCCAGAAGGCCTTGATCCAGCTGATATGGTAAAAAATGGTCAAATTGCAGAGCTTGAGCAACTCTTTTCTCACCCAACTCCATTTATTGAATTTATTTTGCAATCTATCGTCAAAAGCTACAACATCAAAGATCCCAAGCAAAAGCAAAATGCCTTGTATGAGGGAGTAGCCTTTTTACGTACTCTCCCCGATCTCATAGCACAAGAGTATAAAAACTACCTCGCTGCGCTTTTAGATATACTTCCCTCAAAAGTGCCTTTGCAAACCAAAAAAAATCAAAATATTCAAGAAGATATTCAAACAAAAGATACGAAAGAGCTCAGTATCATAAAAACAATTCTCTTGCATCCAGACCTCATAGATACTGTTTTAGACATCATTGAACCTCACCATTTTGTATATCATAGATCCGAGTTTGAAGCTGCAATAGCACAAGATATCGACAATCCGCAACTTCGTGCGATTTTACTTGATGATGACATTTTACCTTTCAAAGAGCAACATCTTACCAGCGAATTATTAGTTTTTTTGATAAAATTCTACGAAAAAAGAATACAGCAAATAACAAAAGAGCAAATCTCTTTTACGCAAAAGAGTTTTCTCATTCGCAAATATAAAGAGTATATACACAAACTTCGACAAGGAGAATTAGTCATTGAGTAA
- a CDS encoding argininosuccinate synthase domain-containing protein, protein MSKIRALALFSGGLDSLLAMKLLIEQGIEVIGLYFDTGFGGKGDEEKKRYLQEIAKKIGAKLEIIDIKEQFIQEILFDPKYGYGKNFNPCIDCHANMIRVAKALLPKYDAHFIISGEVVGQRPMSQRFDALKKVENLSTADGLILRPLSAKLLPPTIPEQKGWVDREKLLDISGRSREVQMRLAKEWGIENYESPAGGCLLTDEHFSKKIKDHIAHDTFSPEDADVLKWGRHFRLPYGAKLVVSRNKEENEKLQSLQLSKYERFSLPLPGPLSLVSKNADTADKELAAKIALTYSKAKPQEVYEVKIGDEVYTVSPFPNKSEAQRYLIK, encoded by the coding sequence TTGAGTAAAATACGCGCATTGGCTCTCTTTAGTGGAGGGCTCGATAGTCTACTAGCTATGAAACTGCTTATTGAGCAGGGAATTGAGGTTATAGGTCTTTACTTTGATACAGGCTTTGGTGGAAAAGGAGATGAGGAGAAAAAGCGCTACTTGCAAGAGATTGCAAAAAAGATTGGTGCAAAACTCGAAATAATCGATATAAAAGAGCAGTTTATTCAAGAGATACTTTTTGATCCCAAGTATGGCTATGGGAAAAACTTTAATCCTTGTATCGACTGTCACGCCAATATGATCCGTGTAGCAAAAGCACTGCTGCCAAAATATGATGCGCACTTTATTATCAGTGGAGAAGTAGTAGGACAAAGACCTATGAGCCAACGCTTTGATGCACTCAAAAAGGTAGAGAACCTCTCCACTGCGGATGGATTGATACTGCGTCCCTTAAGTGCCAAACTTTTACCACCCACTATCCCAGAGCAAAAAGGGTGGGTTGATAGAGAAAAGCTCCTTGATATAAGTGGTAGAAGTAGAGAGGTGCAGATGCGCTTAGCTAAAGAGTGGGGCATAGAAAATTATGAGAGTCCTGCTGGCGGATGTCTTCTCACTGATGAGCACTTTAGCAAAAAGATAAAAGATCATATTGCCCATGATACTTTCAGCCCAGAAGATGCAGATGTACTCAAATGGGGAAGACATTTTCGCTTACCATATGGAGCAAAACTTGTAGTAAGCCGCAACAAAGAGGAAAATGAGAAACTTCAATCTTTACAACTAAGCAAATATGAGCGCTTCTCCTTGCCTCTACCAGGTCCGCTGAGCCTCGTGAGCAAAAATGCAGATACTGCAGACAAAGAGCTTGCAGCAAAGATTGCCCTAACCTACTCAAAAGCCAAACCCCAAGAGGTGTATGAGGTAAAAATTGGGGATGAAGTCTATACTGTCTCGCCATTTCCAAATAAGAGTGAAGCACAAAGGTATTTAATCAAATGA
- a CDS encoding diacylglycerol kinase codes for MRNQPKYSLFKNATYALCGLKECFMSETSFKIEIVLFVILSITLWLIPISLLSKIILQTSLFIPLIVELLNSAIERVVDLACSKTHPLAKSAKDTAAAAVLLSLFLTLGIWAAVFVYELL; via the coding sequence ATGAGAAATCAACCAAAATACTCTCTCTTTAAAAACGCCACCTATGCTCTTTGTGGGCTTAAAGAGTGTTTTATGAGTGAGACAAGCTTTAAAATAGAAATAGTACTTTTTGTTATTTTGAGTATAACTCTTTGGCTTATTCCAATTTCACTCCTTTCCAAAATTATTTTACAAACTTCTCTTTTCATTCCACTTATCGTCGAACTTCTCAACAGTGCAATAGAGCGCGTAGTGGATTTGGCGTGTTCTAAGACGCACCCTCTTGCAAAAAGTGCTAAAGATACAGCTGCAGCAGCAGTACTCCTATCGCTCTTTTTAACTTTAGGCATCTGGGCAGCGGTATTTGTTTATGAACTATTATAA
- a CDS encoding tyrosine-type recombinase/integrase — MGRVATPLSDRKIKLAKPKDKVYRLSDGNGLVLEIKPNGSKIWRVRYIFEKKAKMYTIGDYPTISLAEARYITTQVRNKILRGIDPVKERQEVELKKSIESKKKFETIAREFFDLKSKEWAKTYYSKQIRKAEIYIFPFIGFKNIDRITKSDIVDVVKNVKFIQTPSTKNTNKNETSRRVFNLIKQIYQFALHNDYTEIDIPNRIDINKIVPKTKIQNRIKAITDEKEIKNIYEIITHDFEGYHIIGNALKFLALTALRPGNVRNVQWKWIDMENRVITFPAEAMKSKKEFRLPLTDTLAEIIENMRDLTYHRSEYVFCSPVHIGRMMSENTLNVAHKRLGIINHNAHGWRSSFSTICYEHQKEHGMSAEVIEAQLHHQIGSSVTRAYMRSDFLEERRNLLEWWESFLEDEI; from the coding sequence ATGGGAAGAGTAGCAACACCATTGAGTGATCGTAAAATCAAGCTTGCAAAACCAAAGGATAAAGTCTACAGACTCAGTGATGGCAATGGGCTTGTGCTGGAGATAAAACCAAATGGCAGTAAAATCTGGAGAGTGCGCTATATATTTGAGAAAAAAGCGAAGATGTATACAATAGGAGACTATCCAACCATCTCTTTGGCTGAAGCAAGATATATAACAACACAAGTACGTAATAAAATTTTACGAGGTATTGATCCAGTAAAAGAGCGCCAAGAGGTAGAGCTAAAAAAATCAATCGAATCAAAAAAGAAGTTTGAAACAATCGCAAGAGAATTTTTTGACCTCAAATCAAAAGAGTGGGCAAAAACCTATTATTCAAAGCAAATTAGAAAAGCCGAAATATATATATTTCCATTTATTGGATTTAAAAACATTGATCGTATAACCAAAAGTGATATAGTAGATGTAGTGAAGAATGTAAAATTCATTCAAACTCCATCTACGAAAAATACAAACAAAAATGAAACCTCCAGAAGAGTATTCAATCTCATCAAGCAAATCTATCAGTTCGCCTTGCATAATGACTATACAGAAATTGATATACCTAATCGGATAGATATCAATAAAATAGTGCCAAAAACCAAAATCCAAAATCGTATTAAAGCAATAACCGATGAAAAAGAGATCAAAAATATCTATGAGATCATCACACACGATTTTGAGGGGTATCACATCATAGGCAATGCTTTGAAATTTTTGGCTCTGACGGCATTGCGCCCTGGAAATGTTCGCAACGTGCAATGGAAATGGATCGATATGGAAAATAGGGTGATCACTTTTCCAGCCGAAGCAATGAAGAGTAAAAAGGAGTTTCGCCTCCCTCTCACAGACACTTTGGCCGAAATCATAGAAAATATGCGAGATCTCACATATCATAGATCCGAATATGTATTTTGCTCTCCTGTCCACATTGGAAGAATGATGTCAGAAAACACTCTCAATGTGGCACACAAAAGGCTTGGCATTATCAATCACAATGCCCATGGCTGGCGCTCAAGCTTCAGCACAATCTGCTATGAGCATCAAAAAGAGCATGGCATGAGTGCAGAAGTCATTGAAGCGCAACTGCATCATCAAATAGGAAGCAGTGTCACAAGAGCTTATATGCGCAGTGATTTTTTGGAAGAACGACGGAATTTGTTAGAATGGTGGGAAAGCTTTTTGGAGGATGAGATATGA
- a CDS encoding DUF2267 domain-containing protein: MRFEKDVQKAREFLKELAQTLGIEDSERAERILRAVLRVIRRRIAPQEYLDFIAQLPICIKAEAINGWKMSEFPDKSIKRVEDFVAAVKEEDNRAAQHDFGDMDEATELVRKTFAFLKRHISEGEMKDLIADLPEHLKTFVEEA; this comes from the coding sequence ATGAGATTTGAAAAAGATGTACAAAAAGCAAGAGAGTTTCTTAAAGAGCTTGCGCAAACTCTTGGAATTGAAGATAGTGAGAGGGCTGAGAGGATTTTACGAGCTGTTTTACGTGTAATCAGAAGACGTATTGCACCACAAGAGTATCTTGATTTTATAGCGCAACTTCCAATCTGCATAAAAGCAGAAGCTATCAATGGATGGAAAATGAGCGAATTTCCAGATAAAAGCATTAAAAGAGTGGAAGATTTTGTAGCAGCTGTGAAAGAGGAGGACAATCGAGCAGCGCAGCACGATTTTGGCGATATGGATGAAGCTACAGAACTTGTGAGAAAAACATTTGCATTTCTTAAACGCCATATTAGCGAAGGCGAAATGAAAGATCTCATAGCAGACCTTCCAGAACACCTCAAAACTTTTGTGGAAGAGGCGTAA